The following coding sequences lie in one Hippoglossus hippoglossus isolate fHipHip1 chromosome 14, fHipHip1.pri, whole genome shotgun sequence genomic window:
- the pcf11 gene encoding pre-mRNA cleavage complex 2 protein Pcf11, giving the protein MPRQSPYFRVLTLKEDNPCLPANEKHNSVSLQVSLQVSLHVSLQVSLHVSLHVSLQVSLHVSLHVSLQVSLQVSLQVSLQVSLHVSLQVSLQVSLQVSLHVSLQVSLQVSLHLDVRVNSVDPAWPIKPLPPTVNASIHVNPKFLKQSEEASSPQPVPSQPPAPVSAAVVAPAPQPVPAVSQSSVTQEQLIRQQLLAKQKQLLELQQKKIELELEQTKAQLAGGFTIPTPPPASSPAAPTMTPKALSQNAPVVRPWIPPQTQPDTKTSTRDPRLNRTGPPAASQPKEQPAGKKDSLQKGSPALTPEKRQPEKSFRPEKTRTPRKETLEEKTKSKSLSPMTKSVQSKNKQAEAEGQKSSDGSKKDPRLRKRTQDKSGESKDEELKEKKRCNDKKEREEAVLGAELQRFSKGKLANGFVIKHEREEAEKVEFKSGGNARTHARKRTRSRSRSPTSSPKRKDRRSPKGRARSSSLSPSPSHKPGKPRRVRVDEPLHGKPGRDDRVTLKKSQSESRRSKRPQDDRHSESRDSHSPRSHDGSGKETKEAPHRWRSGWEENKHLKLPDDAHMKPGPQRHKPYNTPTRPTTPRTLKHRLSVDANLQIPEALNTASKKDLLRRAGKRLESGEISQEDFLNVAHQIKHFFQYQEEKLQRSESWDGKQPLLAAPSSQPHDAMDAAELSYYEHKSKLRKTQVTHRVAGEEWEGEENVEDVDVTGPGEKTGGGRSIGGHPPPLKYSRAPRDRQGERRSKEREESRPPLGPMIEEYNHGKEFPTLKSLPGLRFRRRADPRDSSEREWNSPLTERQRDEQKSGYDTPRRYTPSVDSRHPDPRRPEGPLPSGTVVHRNCPSPTGLDAPVPRFERERLSPLHQKDSAEMSPVPRFESPNSEHSDEGPLKPDVPPPQPTPPPILKAPARVGPLSSVRQQSNSPGHTPPHEAGHPPSRYDGPEHIAPPRPHPPGWYDDSSQFEGPHPQGPGRFDGGRPPHHNERFDGPDGAHMPHGPMRGGDGMGRFDVHPHSQGPGRFDGPMGQQPPVRFVGQGPGHFEGPMQHFEPPRRFDNNMAPGPGPMGFQQQRALRFEGPPNQMGPMRFEGPNHRYDIPNVPHQGGHTHFEGPPGQQGPPRFPPQHNMQPPMRPMAPPIYDNPMTPQQNFNMGPQCFPEPMNPQFPAGPMAFPAQTVNFNLQPPFTQPGPAPFYNPAAPAVGLPQPVNLLGNMNQTFLPQNSVPFRPQTPQVVPPENHFGQVDVNDLLTKLISTGIIKPSQPEATPTTSNESSTTVAPAAPPAEEEEEEEQEVEEEEDIPDLTSFTVDDMKPRYECVVMKLYSGNQCCLCSMRFTTTQTDLYADHLDWHFRQNHAGKVASKKITHRRWYYNLKDWIEFEEIADLEERVKSHFFEKENEEEVQKSQAAAKEREVQIVRATKDQVGELCEICQEPFETYWVEEEEDWFLKDAVRVDDKNFHPACFEDYKNTSSYLDVTPSPNKLLTDHPLSAFVEPKEEEETSCCNAAASVKQEVAPEAVELLDVKKEEAELLIDQVQSEENNV; this is encoded by the exons atgCCTCGACAGTCACCTTACTTCCGCGTTCTCACACTAAAAGAGGACAACCCCTGTCTCCCAGCcaatgagaaacacaacagt gtgtcTCTACAGGTGTCTCTACAGgtgtctctgcatgtgtctcTACAGgtgtctctgcatgtgtctcTACATGTGTCTCTACAGGTGTCTCTacatgtgtctctgcatgtgtctcTACAG gtgtcTCTACAGGTGTCTCTGCAGGTGTCTCTGCAGGTGTCTTTGCATGTGTCTCTACAG GTGTCTCTACAGGTGTCTCTACAGGTGTCTCTACATGTGTCTCTACAGGTGTCTCTACAGGTGTCTCTACAT CTGGACGTGCGCGTCAACTCAGTGGACCCGGCGTGGCCTATCAAGCCTTTGCCGCCCACCGTTAACGCCAGCATTCATGTCAACCCCAAGTTTTTAAAGCAG TCTGAGGAGGCCTCCTCTCCGCAGCCAGTTCCCTCCCAGCCCCCGGCGCCGGTGTCAGCGGCGGTGGTGGCGCCTGCTCCCCAGCCGGTCCCAGCGGTCAGCCAGTCCAGCGTGACCCAGGAGCAGCTCATCCGACAGCAGCTGCTGGCCAAACAGAAACAGCTTCTGGAGCTTCAGCAGAAGAAGAtcgagctggagctggagcagaccAAAGCTCAACTG GCCGGAGGATTCACAATACCCACACCGcctccagcctcctctccagctgctccgACCATGACGCCAAAGGCCCTCAGCCAGAATGCCCCAGTGGTCCGACCCTGGATCCCTCCTCAGACCCAGCCTGACACCAAGACGTCCACCAGAGACCCTCGTCTGAACCGCACCGGCCCCCCAGCTGCGTCCCAGCCCAAAGAACAGCCTGCTGGGAAAAAAGACAGTCTCCAAAAAGGAAGTCCTGCCCTGACGCCTGAGAAACGGCAGCCGGAGAAATCCTTCAGACCGGAAAAGACCAGAACCCCAAGGAAAGAAACGTTGGAAGAGAAGACCAAGTCCAAGTCTCTGTCTCCGATGACCAAAAGTGtccaaagcaaaaacaaacaggctgAGGCTGAAGGTCAGAAATCATCCGACGGCTCCAAGAAAGATCCACGGCTGAGGAAACGCACACAGGACAAGAGTGGAGAGAGCAAAGacgaggagctgaaggagaagaagagatgcAACGacaagaaggagagagaggaggcggTGCTGggggcagagctgcagaggttcAGCAAAGGGAAGCTGGCGAATGGGTTCGTCATCAAACACGAGCgcgaggaggcagagaaggtCGAGTTCAAAAGTGGAGGCAACGCCAGAACACATGCCAGGAAGCGCACCCGCTCCAGGTCTcgctcccccacctcctctccgAAGAGGAAGGATAGGCGCTCGCCCAAAGGCAGAGCCAGGAGCAGCTCGCTGTCCCCGTCACCCTCTCACAAACCAGGGAAACCCCGGAGGGTCCGTGTAGATGAACCGCTGCATGGCAAGCCCGGCCGAGATGACCGGGTCACACTCAAgaagagccaatcagagagcaggaggTCGAAGAGACCGCAGGACGATCGACACTCCGAGTCCAGAGACTCTCACTCGCCCCGAAGTCACGATGGAAGTGGCAAGGAGACGAAGGAGGCTCCTCATCGCTGGAGGAGCGGCTGGGAGGAGAACAAACA tttGAAGTTGCCAGACGACGCTCACATGAAGCCTGGACCCCAGAGACACAAACCGTACAACACGCCGACTCGACCCACCACCCCCCGAACCCTAAAGCACCGCCTCAGCGTGGACGCCAACCTGCAGATACCTGAAGCCCTCAACACCGCCTCCAAGAAGGACCTGCTGAGGAGG GCCGGTAAACGTCTGGAGAGCGGCGAGATTTCTCAAGAGGACTTCCTCAATGTGGCGCAccagataaaacatttcttccagtatcaggaggagaagctgcagcgcTCAGAGAGCTGGGACGGGAAACAGCCGCTGCTGGCCGCGCCCTCCTCCCAGCCCCACGATGCCATGGACGCCGCAGAGCTGTCGTACTACGAGCACAAGTCCAAGCTCAGGAAGACGCAGGTCACCCACCGAGTGGCCGGAGAGGAGTGGGAGGGCGAGGAGAATGTGGAGGATGTCGATGTAACAGGCCCGGGCGAGAAGACAGGTGGGGGTCGGAGCATTGGAGGACACCCACCGCCACTTAAATACAGCCGAGCGCCACGAGACAGACAAG GTGAAAGACGGAGTAAAGAACGAGAAGAGTCGCGGCCTCCGCTCGGCCCCATGATCGAAGAGTACAACCATGGCAAAGAGTTCCCCACCCTCAAGTCGCTGCCTGGCCTTCGCTTCAGGAGACGAGCCGACCCCCGAGACTCCA GTGAGAGAGAGTGGAACTCGCCGCTGACCGAGCGCCAGCGCGACGAACAGAAGAGCGGATACGACACTCCACGGAGGTACACGCCCTCTGTTGACTCCAGGCATCCTGACCCCCGGAGGCCGGAGGGGCCCCTGCCCTCCGGCACAGTGGTACACAGGAATTGTCCCAGTCCGACCGGTCTGGACGCCCCCGTCCCGAGGTTCGAGCGCGAGCGCCTGTCACCTCTACACCAGAAAGACTCGGCAGAGATGAGCCCGGTCCCGCGCTTTGAGAGCCCCAACAGTGAGCACTCTGATGAAGGGCCCCTCAAACCTGATGTCCCCCCTCCTCAGCCTACCCCTCCCCCCATCCTCAAGGCCCCAGCGCGTGTTGGACCACTGTCGTCTGTCCGACAGCAGAGCAACTCGCCTGGACACACCCCTCCTCACGAAGCAGGGCACCCGCCGTCCCGATACGACGGCCCTGAACACATAGCCCCCCCCAGACCCCACCCTCCCGGCTGGTACGATGACTCTTCACAGTTCGAAGGGCCTCACCCCCAGGGGCCAGGCAGGTTCGATGGCGGCAGACCACCACATCACAACGAAAGGTTTGATGGCCCAGACGGCGCCCACATGCCTCACGGTCCAATGAGAGGCGGAGACGGGATGGGGAGGTTTGATGTTCACCCCCACTCTCAAGGCCCCGGGAGGTTTGATGGTCCCATGGGCCAACAGCCCCCAGTGCGGTTTGTGGGTCAGGGGCCGGGACATTTTGAAGGGCCAATGCAGCACTTTGAACCACCAAGACGCTTTGACAACAACATGGCCCCTGGACCTGGACCAATGGGCTTCCAGCAGCAGCGGGCTTTGCGTTTCGAAGGCCCTCCAAACCAAATGGGCCCCATGAGGTTTGAAGGCCCCAATCACAGGTATGACATACCCAATGTACCCCATCAGGGTGGACACACGCACTTTGAGGGCCCCCCTGGGCAGCAGGGGCCCCCCAGGTTCCCTCCCCAACACAACATGCAACCTCCCATGAGGCCAATGGCCCCGCCCATTTACGACAACCCGATGACCCCCCAGCAGAACTTCAACATGGGCCCCCAGTGTTTCCCAGAGCCCATGAACCCTCAGTTCCCTGCGGGGCCAATGGCGTTCCCGGCGCAGACGGTGAACTTTAACCTGCAGCCGCCATTCACCCAGCCAGGCCCCGCCCCCTTCTACAACCCTGCCGCCCCCGCTGTTGGCCTGCCGCAGCCG GTGAACCTGTTGGGGAACATGAATCAAACGTTCCTGCCTCAGAACTCGGTTCCATTCAGACCTCAGA CGCCGCAGGTCGTCCCTCCAGAGAACCACTTCGGTCAGGTTGACGTCAACGACCTTCTGACCAAACTCATCTCCACCGGCATCATCAAGCCTTCGCAGCCCGAGGCTACGCCGACCACCAGCAACG AATCTTCGACCACTGTGGCGCCAGCGGCTCCgccagcagaggaggaggaagaggaggagcaggaggtggaggaggaggaagacatcCCGGACCTGACCAGCTTCACCGTGGATGACATGAAACC GCGTTACGAGTGCGTGGTGATGAAGCTGTACTCGGGGAACCAGTGTTGTCTCTGCAGCATGAGGTTCACCACCACCCAGACGGACCTGTACGCCGACCACCTCGATTGGCACTTCAGACAGAACCACGCCGGAAAGGTCGCCAGCAAGAAGATCACACACCGCCGCTGGTACTACAACCTCAAG gacTGGATCGAGTTCGAGGAAATCGCCGACCTGGAGGAACGAGTGAAGAGTCACTTCTTTGAGAAAGAGAACGAGGAGGAAGTTCAGAAGAGTCAGGCAGCGGCAAAAGAGAGGGAGGTCCAAATCGTCAGGGCGACCAAGGACCAAGtgggagag tTATGTGAAATCTGTCAGGAGCCGTTTGAGACGTActgggtggaggaggaggaggactggtTCCTGAAGGACGCCGTCCGAGTCGACGACAAG aatTTTCATCCGGCATGTTTTGAAGATTATAAAAAT ACGTCGTCGTATCTCGACGTGACGCCATCGCCCAACAAGCTGCTCACCGATCACCCGCTTAGCGCCTTCGTCGAGCccaaggaggaagaggagacttCCTGCTGCAACGCCGCCGCCTcggtcaaacaggaagtggcacCCGAGGCCGTGGAGCTACTCGACGTGAAAAAAGAGGAGGCGGAGCTTTTAATTGACCAAGTGCAATCAGAAGAGAATAATGTGTAA
- the ccdc90b gene encoding coiled-coil domain-containing protein 90B, mitochondrial: protein MNALRRFHLWRFRTWRHFHLTAPTLTFDLRKVELTPLEHRKLTFDSHTMVTELEQSGFEKRQAELIVSALVTLTTANMDIVYRDMVTKSHQEIAVQQIVAHLDSIRKDMVILEKSEFANLRSENMKMKRELEQLWNRLKEETQKVRAETKLDINLESSRMSDMFSEQEKKLMETTTEFHHKKVDLENDNMEINKKIDLQVASLKTLLESLKLETVTYLAATVFSCLAIALGVYRLWK from the exons ATGAACGCGCTGCGGAGGTTCCACCTGTGGAGGTTTCGAACCTGGAGAC attTCCATTTGACGGCCCctacattgacctttgacctgagaAAAGTGGAACTGACGCCTCTGGAGCACCGAAAGCTCACGTTCGATTCCCACACCATGGTGacagagctggagcagagcG GTTTTGAGAAGCGTCAGGCCGAGTTGATCGTCTCAGCTCTGGTGACTCTGACGACGGCGAATATGGACATTGTTTACAGAGACATGGTGACCAAGTCCCACCAG GAAATCGCTGTGCAGCAGATCGTAGCTCATCTGGACTCCATCAGGAAGGACATGGTGATCCTGGAGAAGAGCGAGTTCGCCAATCTGCGCTCTGAAAACATG AAAATGAAGCGCGAGCTGGAGCAGCTGTGGAACCGACTGAAG GAGGAGACTCAGAAGGTCCGAGCTGAAACCAAACTCGACATCAACCTGGAGAGCAGCAGGATGTCTGACATG tTCAGTGAACAGGAGAAGAAACTGATGGAGACGACGACAGAGTTCCACCACAAG AAAGTCGACCTGGAAAACGACAACATGGAGATCAACAAGAAGATCGACCTGCAGGTGGCGTCACTCAAAACTCTGCTGGAGTCTCTGAAACTGGAGACGGTCACCTACCTGGCAG CGACCGTGTTCTCGTGTCTCGCCATCGCTCTTGGCGTTTACAGACTGTGGAAGTGA